One window from the genome of Spirochaeta isovalerica encodes:
- a CDS encoding phosphoglycerate mutase family protein, translating to MRIVFIRHGESEANTQKIISNTGYTHGLTENGYAQATNLVKKLKINIRILPRSFQVL from the coding sequence ATGAGAATAGTATTTATACGACATGGGGAAAGCGAAGCTAACACTCAGAAAATTATTTCAAATACAGGATATACTCATGGATTAACAGAAAATGGTTATGCCCAAGCAACAAATCTTGTAAAGAAACTAAAAATAAATATCCGAATCCTTCCAAGATCATTTCAAGTCCTCTAA
- a CDS encoding histidine phosphatase family protein, protein MISSPLKRADETAKIISKYYNSEYIIDNRLIEFHTGILEGKSDDNSWNQLFKLWNKWITDDQASNESLPGGESRDDVVRRLDHFFKDLIADNNENDIIFCISHGGVIITGIPNVPIIKNTENLKHYDLKNTDIVEILYTKNEGFICKNYGPA, encoded by the coding sequence ATCATTTCAAGTCCTCTAAAAAGGGCAGATGAGACCGCTAAAATTATCAGTAAATATTATAACTCAGAATATATAATCGATAATCGCTTAATTGAATTCCATACGGGAATACTTGAAGGTAAAAGTGATGATAATAGCTGGAATCAATTATTTAAACTATGGAATAAATGGATAACAGACGATCAAGCTTCGAATGAATCACTACCTGGTGGTGAAAGTCGTGATGATGTTGTTAGAAGATTAGATCATTTTTTTAAAGATCTAATAGCTGACAATAACGAAAATGATATAATTTTCTGTATTAGTCATGGAGGAGTAATAATAACTGGAATACCAAACGTTCCAATTATTAAAAATACTGAAAATCTAAAACACTATGATCTTAAGAATACTGATATAGTAGAAATTTTATATACTAAAAATGAAGGTTTTATTTGCAAAAATTATGGGCCAGCTTAA
- a CDS encoding alpha/beta fold hydrolase, which translates to MNQNKIILVFFTFILAACTPKQVALEERFGYQLVNSEDHKLATKTFGKGNVTIILEAGLNTQCKTWIDSGIVSNLEKHAKVIIYSRPGIYPSDNSEHPANISNMIKDLDAVINKLAKGEKLILVGHSLGGVIIRAYSIKYPKKVDGLVFVDTAHEVFIDATQEEVIAHLSDMGVPDTDPYYKEMIEMRNTLEYISNIGTLPDIPVISLSALGLEKDPLDNKERRLLKELNDDLSIGLSDFTNIEVSDSGHFIQNDQPDILISAILDVLRKIK; encoded by the coding sequence ATGAATCAAAACAAGATAATTCTCGTATTTTTTACATTTATTCTAGCAGCATGTACCCCAAAACAAGTTGCATTGGAAGAACGATTTGGTTATCAATTAGTTAATTCTGAGGATCATAAACTTGCAACAAAGACATTTGGTAAAGGAAATGTGACAATTATTCTTGAAGCTGGTCTTAATACTCAGTGTAAAACTTGGATAGATTCAGGGATAGTCTCAAATCTAGAAAAACATGCGAAAGTCATAATATATAGTAGACCGGGCATCTATCCATCTGATAACTCAGAACATCCAGCAAATATCAGTAATATGATTAAAGATCTGGATGCTGTAATAAATAAACTTGCTAAAGGTGAAAAACTGATTTTAGTCGGTCATTCTTTAGGAGGAGTAATAATCAGAGCATATAGTATAAAATACCCTAAAAAAGTTGATGGTTTGGTTTTTGTCGATACAGCGCACGAAGTCTTTATTGATGCAACACAAGAAGAGGTTATAGCGCATTTGTCTGATATGGGTGTACCTGACACCGATCCATACTATAAAGAAATGATCGAAATGAGAAATACTTTAGAATATATATCTAATATAGGAACTCTACCTGATATTCCAGTTATTTCATTATCTGCTTTAGGTTTAGAAAAAGATCCGCTTGATAATAAAGAAAGACGATTGTTAAAAGAACTTAATGATGATTTAAGTATTGGATTATCTGATTTTACTAATATAGAAGTTTCTGATAGTGGACATTTTATACAGAACGATCAGCCGGATATTTTAATATCGGCTATTTTAGATGTTCTTAGAAAAATTAAATAA
- a CDS encoding HIT family protein, whose protein sequence is MECRFCDIANKKVISKIVYEDNKIIAFLDRFPVNPGHVLVIPKEHYSSIWQLENELYTSIFKIVKQISSSIQEEIEPEKIGLLVAGYDIDHCHIHIIPMYSRDDVATKRVHNNAWIEADIKEQEKLAIRLRKRISSLK, encoded by the coding sequence ATGGAATGTAGATTTTGTGATATTGCGAATAAAAAAGTTATTTCCAAAATAGTGTATGAAGATAATAAAATTATTGCTTTTTTAGATCGTTTCCCAGTTAACCCAGGGCATGTTCTTGTTATCCCGAAAGAGCATTATTCCAGCATATGGCAGCTTGAAAATGAACTATATACCTCAATATTTAAAATAGTGAAACAGATTTCTAGTTCTATTCAAGAAGAAATAGAACCAGAAAAAATAGGTCTCTTAGTCGCAGGTTATGATATTGATCATTGCCATATTCATATTATTCCGATGTACTCTCGAGACGATGTTGCTACAAAACGTGTTCATAACAATGCATGGATAGAAGCAGATATTAAAGAGCAAGAAAAGCTTGCTATAAGACTTCGAAAAAGAATTTCATCTTTAAAATGA
- a CDS encoding GNAT family N-acetyltransferase gives MVNIIQIHDDKEKSNITRRILENLPEWFGDKESLEKYVNTVKGKPFYAAVEENKNSIGFLSLKLHNKYTADLYVTGILKKYHRQGIGKLLVQRAESYLMKNKYKFFMVKTLGESSSDESYAKTRKFYFSQGFYPMEEIKEIWGEKNPCLIMVKNIENDY, from the coding sequence TTGGTAAATATAATTCAAATACATGATGATAAAGAAAAATCAAATATAACTCGCAGAATATTAGAAAATTTACCGGAATGGTTTGGTGATAAAGAATCTCTTGAAAAATATGTTAATACTGTTAAAGGAAAGCCTTTTTATGCTGCAGTAGAAGAAAATAAAAATTCCATTGGTTTTCTCAGCTTAAAGCTACACAATAAATATACTGCTGATTTATATGTCACAGGAATCCTGAAAAAGTATCATAGACAAGGTATTGGAAAATTATTAGTACAAAGAGCAGAATCCTATCTGATGAAAAATAAATATAAGTTTTTTATGGTTAAAACTCTAGGAGAGTCATCCAGCGATGAGTCATATGCTAAAACAAGAAAGTTTTATTTTAGCCAAGGATTTTATCCTATGGAAGAAATCAAAGAGATATGGGGAGAGAAGAATCCCTGTTTGATAATGGTAAAGAATATTGAGAACGATTATTGA
- a CDS encoding DUF4424 family protein, with product MRKLLLTVILMFGILLSSYANDSFSYRESGSGLILLTKNEGISMSSELLKYDYNNKNYEITYTFENLTTNDQDITIAFPVSSNGYDGYEMELYNTAEEWMQSTYHFVTEIDGISYERELMKLKPESATIDYDYAFVLDISIPSKSDITIIDKYGSKGNSEYYYDYFYPNSNDLQTMIWYTDINQKYILETANSWSGTITDFETVYSVGFYSNFFTLGNDIYFFNNNQFQSIRFDSNYNEMNLEYSENADTARLNYTMDFNNFEPIKNLESELIIRKTDSINALTFSGTIFEYLNSNYYNIDHINYMLDMIFKIFPQDQFNDILFNAILKMDKYYNDNELRDMYFSDHKSYIATEIVTLSRFFLNKLFAQEGYVFNSEKWNNIFSYFDWYNPTTKNVSFNSLEESQIEKIKQIRSTYSTISEEELSNDNFLMPKLQLQYQGK from the coding sequence TTGAGAAAATTATTATTAACTGTGATATTGATGTTCGGAATTCTATTAAGTTCCTATGCAAACGATTCATTTTCATATAGAGAATCAGGATCAGGATTGATTCTCTTAACAAAAAATGAAGGGATTTCTATGAGTTCTGAGTTATTAAAATATGATTATAATAACAAAAATTATGAGATCACCTACACTTTTGAAAATTTAACAACAAACGATCAAGATATTACAATTGCATTCCCTGTATCTAGCAATGGTTATGATGGTTATGAGATGGAACTATATAATACTGCTGAAGAATGGATGCAATCGACATATCATTTTGTAACTGAAATTGATGGTATTAGTTATGAACGCGAATTAATGAAATTAAAGCCTGAAAGCGCTACAATTGATTATGACTATGCTTTTGTTCTTGATATAAGCATTCCCAGTAAAAGCGATATTACAATAATTGATAAATATGGAAGCAAAGGTAATAGTGAATATTATTATGATTACTTTTATCCAAATAGTAATGATCTCCAAACAATGATCTGGTATACAGATATTAATCAAAAATATATCCTTGAAACAGCTAATAGTTGGTCTGGAACCATAACTGATTTTGAAACAGTTTATAGTGTCGGATTTTATAGTAACTTTTTCACTCTTGGAAATGACATATATTTCTTCAATAATAACCAGTTTCAATCAATCAGATTTGATTCTAACTACAACGAGATGAATCTAGAATATTCCGAAAATGCAGATACTGCTAGATTAAATTACACTATGGATTTTAATAATTTTGAACCAATAAAAAACCTAGAATCAGAACTTATCATTCGAAAAACTGACTCAATCAATGCATTAACATTTAGTGGTACAATATTCGAGTATCTTAATAGTAATTATTACAATATAGATCATATTAACTATATGCTAGATATGATTTTTAAGATTTTTCCTCAAGATCAATTCAATGACATATTATTTAATGCAATACTAAAAATGGATAAATATTATAACGACAATGAATTAAGAGATATGTATTTTTCTGATCATAAAAGCTATATAGCAACTGAAATAGTGACTTTATCTAGATTTTTTCTTAATAAATTGTTTGCACAAGAAGGTTATGTCTTTAATTCAGAGAAATGGAATAATATTTTCTCGTATTTTGATTGGTACAATCCAACAACAAAAAATGTTTCATTTAACTCATTAGAAGAATCACAAATTGAGAAGATTAAACAAATTCGAAGTACATATAGTACAATATCTGAAGAGGAATTATCAAATGATAACTTTTTGATGCCTAAATTACAGTTGCAATATCAAGGAAAATAA